In Pseudomonas oryzicola, one DNA window encodes the following:
- a CDS encoding ParA family protein has translation MAKVFAIANQKGGVGKTTTCINLAASLAATKRRVLLIDLDPQGNATMGSGVDKHELEHSVYDLLIGECDLAQAMHYSEHGGFQLLPANRDLTAAEVVLLEMQVKESRLRNALAPIRDNYDYILIDCPPSLSMLTLNALVASDGVIIPMQCEYYALEGLSDLVDNIKRIAARLNPELKIEGLLRTMYDPRLSLNNDVSAQLKEHFGPQLYDTVIPRNIRLAEAPSFGMPALAYDKQSRGALAYLALAGELVRRQRRQSRTAQTT, from the coding sequence ATGGCTAAGGTATTCGCAATCGCGAACCAGAAGGGTGGTGTGGGCAAGACTACCACCTGTATCAATCTCGCTGCCTCGCTGGCCGCAACCAAGCGTCGTGTGCTGCTGATCGACCTCGATCCGCAAGGCAACGCCACCATGGGCAGCGGTGTGGACAAGCACGAGCTCGAGCACTCGGTCTACGACCTGTTGATCGGGGAATGCGACCTGGCCCAGGCCATGCATTACTCCGAACACGGTGGCTTCCAGTTGCTGCCGGCAAACCGTGACCTGACTGCCGCCGAAGTGGTGCTGCTGGAAATGCAGGTCAAGGAAAGCCGCCTGCGCAACGCCCTGGCGCCGATCCGCGACAACTACGACTACATCCTCATCGACTGCCCGCCGTCGCTGTCGATGCTGACGCTGAACGCACTGGTCGCCTCGGATGGCGTAATCATCCCGATGCAGTGCGAATACTACGCACTGGAAGGTCTCAGTGACCTTGTGGATAACATCAAGCGCATCGCTGCCCGGTTGAATCCGGAGCTGAAGATCGAGGGCCTGTTGCGGACCATGTACGACCCGCGGCTGAGCCTGAACAACGATGTCTCGGCGCAGTTGAAGGAGCACTTCGGCCCGCAGCTGTACGACACGGTCATTCCGCGCAACATTCGCTTGGCCGAGGCCCCCAGCTTCGGCATGCCGGCCCTGGCCTACGACAAGCAATCGCGCGGCGCGCTGGCATATCTGGCCCTGGCCGGGGAACTGGTGCGCCGTCAACGCCGTCAATCACGCACTGCACAAACAACTTAA
- a CDS encoding F0F1 ATP synthase subunit delta: MAELTTLARPYAKAAFEHAQAHQQLANWSAMLGLAAAVSEDDTMQRLLKAPRLTSAEKAAAFIEVCGDKFDAQAQNFIHVAAENDRLLLLPEIATLFDLYKAEQEKSVDVEVTSAFALNQEQQDKLAKVLSARLSREVRLHASEDASLIGGVVIRAGDLVIDGSVRGKIAKLAEALKS; the protein is encoded by the coding sequence ATGGCAGAACTGACCACGTTGGCCCGACCTTACGCTAAGGCTGCCTTTGAGCATGCCCAGGCCCATCAGCAACTGGCCAATTGGTCAGCCATGCTCGGCCTGGCTGCTGCGGTGTCGGAAGACGACACCATGCAGCGCCTGCTCAAGGCCCCGCGACTGACAAGCGCAGAAAAGGCCGCCGCATTCATTGAAGTGTGCGGTGACAAGTTCGATGCACAGGCACAGAATTTCATTCATGTTGCCGCGGAAAACGACCGTCTCCTGCTCCTGCCGGAGATTGCCACCCTGTTCGACCTGTACAAGGCCGAGCAAGAGAAATCCGTGGACGTGGAAGTCACCAGTGCTTTTGCGTTGAACCAAGAACAGCAAGACAAACTCGCCAAGGTTCTCAGTGCACGGCTCAGCCGGGAAGTGCGCCTGCACGCGTCGGAGGATGCCAGCCTGATCGGCGGCGTCGTCATCCGCGCCGGCGACCTGGTAATCGATGGCTCGGTTCGCGGCAAGATCGCGAAACTGGCCGAAGCATTGAAATCTTGA
- the atpE gene encoding F0F1 ATP synthase subunit C — translation METVVGLTAIAVALLIGLGALGTAIGFGLLGGKFLEGAARQPEMVPMLQVKMFIVAGLLDAVTMIGVGIALFFTFANPFVGQIAG, via the coding sequence ATGGAAACTGTAGTTGGTCTGACCGCTATCGCTGTTGCTCTGCTGATCGGCCTGGGTGCTCTGGGTACCGCCATTGGTTTCGGCCTGCTGGGCGGCAAGTTCCTGGAAGGCGCTGCTCGTCAGCCTGAAATGGTTCCGATGCTGCAGGTCAAAATGTTCATCGTTGCCGGTCTGCTCGACGCCGTAACCATGATCGGTGTTGGTATCGCTCTGTTCTTCACCTTCGCGAACCCCTTCGTTGGTCAGATCGCCGGCTAA
- the atpG gene encoding F0F1 ATP synthase subunit gamma, with the protein MAGAKEIRSKIASIKSTQKITSAMEKVAVSKMRKAQLRMAASRPYAERIRQVIGHLANANPEYRHPFMIERPVKRAGYIVVSSDRGLCGGLNTNLFKALVKDMNENREQGVEIDLCVIGSKGAAFFRNFGGNVVAAISHLGEEPSINDLIGSVKVMLDAYLDGRIDRLSVVSNKFINTMTQKPTVEQLVPLVATPDQDLKHHWDYLYEPDAKELLDGLMVRYVESQVYQAVVENNAAEQAARMIAMKNATDNAGDLISELQLIYNKARQAAITQEISEIVGGAAAV; encoded by the coding sequence ATGGCAGGCGCAAAAGAGATTCGCAGTAAGATTGCGAGCATCAAAAGCACGCAAAAAATTACCAGCGCCATGGAAAAAGTGGCGGTCAGCAAAATGCGCAAGGCACAACTGCGCATGGCTGCTAGCCGTCCTTATGCGGAGCGTATCCGCCAGGTGATCGGTCATCTGGCCAACGCCAACCCGGAGTACCGCCACCCGTTCATGATCGAGCGCCCTGTAAAGCGCGCCGGTTATATCGTGGTGAGCAGTGACCGTGGTCTGTGCGGTGGCTTGAACACCAACCTGTTCAAGGCCCTGGTCAAGGACATGAACGAGAACCGCGAACAGGGCGTTGAAATCGACCTGTGCGTGATCGGCAGCAAGGGTGCGGCATTCTTCCGCAACTTTGGCGGTAACGTCGTAGCCGCGATCAGCCACTTGGGCGAAGAGCCATCGATCAATGACCTGATCGGCTCCGTCAAAGTGATGCTGGACGCCTACCTGGACGGCCGCATCGATCGCCTCTCGGTGGTTTCGAACAAGTTCATCAACACCATGACCCAAAAACCGACGGTCGAGCAATTGGTACCGTTGGTGGCAACCCCGGATCAGGATCTCAAGCATCACTGGGACTACCTGTACGAACCCGACGCAAAAGAGCTGCTGGACGGCTTGATGGTGCGTTACGTGGAGTCGCAGGTGTACCAGGCGGTGGTCGAGAACAACGCTGCTGAACAAGCAGCCCGGATGATCGCCATGAAGAACGCCACAGACAACGCCGGTGATTTGATCAGCGAACTCCAGCTGATCTACAACAAGGCGCGTCAGGCTGCGATCACCCAGGAGATCTCGGAAATCGTCGGCGGCGCTGCCGCGGTTTAA
- the atpB gene encoding F0F1 ATP synthase subunit A produces the protein MAAETASGYIQHHLQNLTYGQLPDGSWGFAHSAAEAKAMGFWAFHLDTLGWSVALGLIFLFIFRMAAKKATSGQPGGLQNFVEVLVDFVNGSVKDSFHGRSPVIAPLALTIFVWVFLMNAIDLVPVDWIPQLAILISGDPHIPFRAVSTTDPNATLAMAFCVFALIIFYSIKVKGLGGFIGELTLHPFGSKNIFVQILLIPVNFLLEFVTLIAKPISLALRLFGNMYAGELVFILIAVMFGAGILWLSGLGVVLQWAWAVFHILIITLQAFIFMMLTIVYLSMAHEDNH, from the coding sequence ATGGCAGCAGAAACCGCTTCGGGCTATATCCAGCACCACTTGCAGAACCTGACCTACGGTCAACTACCAGACGGCAGCTGGGGCTTCGCCCATTCGGCTGCAGAAGCCAAGGCAATGGGCTTCTGGGCGTTCCACCTGGACACCCTGGGTTGGTCCGTCGCGCTGGGTCTGATCTTCCTGTTCATCTTCCGCATGGCGGCCAAGAAGGCGACTTCCGGCCAGCCTGGCGGCCTGCAGAACTTCGTTGAAGTGCTGGTGGACTTCGTCAACGGCAGCGTGAAGGACTCCTTCCACGGCCGTAGCCCGGTAATCGCCCCGCTGGCGCTGACCATCTTCGTCTGGGTGTTCCTGATGAACGCCATCGACCTGGTACCGGTCGACTGGATTCCTCAGCTGGCCATCCTGATTTCCGGTGACCCGCACATTCCGTTCCGCGCCGTGTCGACCACCGACCCGAACGCGACCTTGGCCATGGCCTTCTGCGTGTTCGCCCTGATCATCTTCTACAGCATCAAGGTCAAGGGCCTGGGCGGCTTCATCGGTGAGCTGACCCTGCACCCGTTCGGCAGCAAGAACATCTTCGTGCAGATCCTGCTGATTCCGGTCAACTTCCTGCTGGAATTCGTCACCCTGATCGCCAAGCCGATCTCGCTGGCACTGCGTCTGTTCGGCAACATGTACGCCGGCGAACTGGTGTTCATCCTGATCGCCGTGATGTTCGGCGCCGGCATCCTGTGGCTCAGCGGCCTGGGTGTGGTGCTGCAGTGGGCGTGGGCTGTGTTCCACATCCTGATCATCACCCTGCAAGCCTTCATCTTCATGATGCTTACCATCGTCTACCTGTCGATGGCTCACGAAGATAACCATTAA
- a CDS encoding F0F1 ATP synthase subunit B → MNINATLIGQSVAFLIFVLFCMKYVWPPVITALQERQKKIADGLDAANRAARDLELAQEKAGQQLREAKAQAAEIIEQSKKRAAQLVEEAREQARVEADRVKAQAQAEIEQELNSVKDALRAQVGALAVGGAEKILGATIDQNAHAELVNKLAAEI, encoded by the coding sequence GTGAACATTAATGCAACCCTGATTGGCCAATCCGTTGCTTTTCTGATTTTTGTACTCTTCTGCATGAAGTATGTATGGCCTCCGGTCATCACTGCCCTGCAAGAGCGCCAAAAGAAGATTGCCGACGGCTTGGACGCTGCCAACCGCGCAGCTCGCGACCTGGAGCTGGCCCAAGAGAAAGCGGGTCAGCAACTGCGTGAAGCAAAGGCACAGGCAGCCGAAATCATTGAGCAAAGCAAGAAACGCGCTGCTCAGCTTGTCGAGGAAGCCCGTGAACAGGCTCGCGTCGAAGCTGACCGTGTGAAGGCTCAGGCTCAAGCCGAGATCGAACAGGAACTGAACAGCGTCAAAGACGCCCTGCGTGCCCAAGTGGGTGCCCTGGCTGTTGGCGGTGCTGAAAAGATCCTTGGCGCCACAATCGATCAAAACGCGCATGCGGAGCTGGTTAACAAACTGGCCGCTGAAATTTAA
- a CDS encoding F0F1 ATP synthase subunit I has product MEIRTPNRLPFHRWAVFPVLLAQFVVLLLATLVLWQWKGAVSGYSGLCGGLIAWLPNVYFAWKAFRFSGARAAQAIVKSFYAGEAGKMILTAVLFALTFAGVKPLAPLAVFGVFVLTLLVSWFAPLLMNKRLSRP; this is encoded by the coding sequence ATGGAAATCCGCACGCCAAACCGCCTGCCTTTCCATCGCTGGGCGGTTTTTCCGGTACTGCTGGCTCAATTTGTCGTACTGCTGCTGGCAACCTTGGTGTTGTGGCAGTGGAAAGGGGCGGTCAGTGGATATTCAGGCCTTTGCGGAGGCTTGATTGCCTGGCTACCCAATGTGTACTTCGCCTGGAAGGCTTTTCGCTTCAGCGGAGCCCGGGCGGCACAAGCCATCGTCAAGTCGTTTTACGCTGGCGAGGCAGGCAAGATGATTTTGACGGCAGTGCTTTTTGCACTGACCTTTGCAGGAGTGAAGCCATTGGCGCCGTTAGCAGTATTCGGCGTCTTCGTGCTGACCCTTTTGGTCAGCTGGTTCGCGCCCCTGCTGATGAATAAAAGACTTTCGAGACCTTAG
- the atpA gene encoding F0F1 ATP synthase subunit alpha has product MQQLNPSEISEIIKGRIEKLDVGSQARNEGTVVSVSDGIVRIHGLADAMYGEMIEFPGGVYGMALNLEQDSVGAVVLGAYTSLAEGMSAKCTGRILEVPVGKGLLGRVVDALGNPIDGKGPLATTETDAVEKVAPGVIWRKSVDQPVQTGYKSVDAMIPVGRGQRELIIGDRQIGKTAMAVDAIINQKNSGIFCVYVAVGQKQSTIANVVRKLEEAGALANTIVVAASASESAALQFLAPYAGCTMGEYFRDRGEDALIVYDDLSKQAVAYRQISLLLRRPPGREAYPGDVFYLHSRLLERASRVSEEYVEKFTNGAVTGKTGSLTALPIIETQAGDVSAFVPTNVISITDGQIFLESAMFNSGIRPAVNAGVSVSRVGGAAQTKIIKKLSGGIRTALAQYRELAAFAQFASDLDEATRKQLEHGQRVTELMKQKQYAPMSIADMALSLYAAERGFLTDVEVSKVGSFEQALIAYFNRDHAELMAKINVKGDFNDEIDAGMKAGIEKFKATQTW; this is encoded by the coding sequence ATGCAGCAACTCAATCCTTCCGAAATTAGTGAAATCATCAAGGGTCGCATCGAGAAGCTCGATGTCGGCTCCCAAGCCCGTAACGAAGGTACCGTCGTAAGCGTTTCCGACGGTATCGTACGGATCCACGGTCTGGCCGACGCTATGTACGGCGAAATGATCGAGTTCCCGGGCGGCGTATACGGTATGGCACTGAACCTGGAGCAAGACTCCGTAGGTGCGGTGGTACTGGGTGCGTACACCTCCCTCGCCGAGGGCATGAGCGCCAAGTGCACCGGTCGCATCCTGGAAGTTCCGGTCGGCAAAGGCCTGCTGGGCCGCGTCGTCGACGCTCTGGGTAACCCGATCGATGGCAAAGGTCCTCTGGCCACCACCGAAACCGACGCGGTCGAAAAGGTCGCTCCGGGTGTGATCTGGCGTAAGTCGGTAGACCAGCCTGTACAGACTGGCTACAAGTCGGTTGACGCCATGATCCCGGTTGGCCGTGGCCAGCGCGAGCTGATCATCGGTGACCGTCAGATCGGTAAGACCGCCATGGCGGTCGACGCGATCATCAACCAGAAAAACAGCGGCATCTTCTGCGTATACGTGGCCGTAGGCCAGAAGCAGTCGACCATCGCCAACGTTGTGCGCAAGCTGGAAGAAGCCGGCGCCCTGGCCAACACCATCGTTGTTGCCGCCAGCGCCTCGGAATCGGCCGCGCTGCAGTTCCTGGCTCCTTACGCCGGCTGCACCATGGGCGAATACTTCCGTGACCGCGGTGAAGACGCCCTGATCGTTTACGATGACCTGTCCAAGCAGGCCGTTGCCTACCGTCAGATCTCCCTGCTGCTGCGCCGTCCGCCAGGACGTGAAGCGTACCCAGGTGACGTGTTCTATCTCCACTCCCGTCTGCTGGAGCGTGCATCGCGCGTTTCGGAAGAGTACGTCGAGAAGTTCACCAACGGCGCAGTCACTGGCAAGACCGGTTCCCTGACCGCCCTGCCGATCATCGAAACCCAGGCTGGCGACGTTTCCGCGTTCGTTCCGACCAACGTGATTTCCATCACCGACGGTCAGATCTTCCTGGAATCGGCCATGTTCAACTCGGGCATCCGCCCTGCAGTTAACGCCGGTGTTTCGGTATCCCGCGTAGGTGGTGCCGCTCAGACCAAGATCATCAAGAAGCTGTCCGGTGGTATTCGTACCGCTCTGGCTCAGTACCGTGAACTGGCTGCATTCGCCCAGTTCGCTTCCGATCTGGACGAAGCGACCCGCAAGCAGCTGGAGCATGGTCAGCGCGTTACCGAGCTGATGAAGCAGAAGCAGTACGCGCCAATGTCCATCGCGGACATGGCTCTGTCGCTGTATGCCGCTGAGCGTGGCTTCCTGACCGACGTAGAAGTCTCCAAGGTCGGCAGCTTCGAGCAAGCTCTGATCGCCTACTTCAACCGTGATCACGCCGAACTGATGGCCAAGATCAACGTGAAGGGTGACTTCAACGACGAAATCGACGCTGGCATGAAAGCTGGTATCGAGAAGTTCAAGGCCACCCAGACCTGGTAA
- the mnmG gene encoding tRNA uridine-5-carboxymethylaminomethyl(34) synthesis enzyme MnmG, with amino-acid sequence MDFPSRFEVIVIGGGHAGTEAALASARMGVKTLLLTHNVETLGHMSCNPAIGGIGKSHLVKEIDALGGAMALATDKSGIQFRVLNNRKGPAVRATRAQADRAIYKAVVREILENQPNLWIFQQSCDDLIVEQDQVKGVVTQMGLRFFAESVVLTTGTFLGGLIHIGLQNHSGGRAGDPPSIALAHRMRELPLRVGRLKTGTPPRIDGRSVDFSVMTEQPGDTPIPVMSFMGNAEMHPRQVSCWITHTNARTHEIIASNLDRSPMYSGVIEGVGPRYCPSIEDKIHRFADKESHQVFIEPEGLNTHELYPNGISTSLPFDVQLELVRSIRGMENAHIVRPGYAIEYDYFDPRDLKYSLETKVIGGLFFAGQINGTTGYEEAGAQGLLAGTNAALRAQGRESWCPRRDEAYIGVLVDDLITLGTQEPYRMFTSRAEYRLILREDNADLRLTEKGRELGLIDDQRWAAFCAKRDGIEREEQRLKSTWVRPNTAQGQAIVDKFGTPLSHEYSLLNLLARPEIDYAGLIEATGGEAIDPQVAEQVEIRTKYAGYIDRQQDEIARLRASEDTRLPVDIDYSSISGLSKEIQGKLGQTRPETLGQASRIPGVTPAAISLLLIHLKKRGAGRELEQSA; translated from the coding sequence GTGGATTTCCCTTCCCGTTTTGAAGTGATCGTCATCGGCGGCGGCCATGCCGGTACCGAGGCTGCGCTTGCGTCTGCACGCATGGGTGTGAAAACCCTGCTGCTGACCCATAACGTGGAAACCCTCGGTCATATGAGCTGCAACCCCGCCATTGGCGGCATTGGCAAAAGCCATCTGGTCAAAGAGATTGATGCCCTCGGCGGCGCCATGGCGTTGGCCACCGACAAGAGCGGCATCCAGTTCCGCGTTCTGAACAACCGCAAGGGCCCGGCCGTACGCGCTACCCGTGCTCAGGCCGATCGCGCCATCTACAAGGCAGTGGTACGCGAAATCCTGGAAAACCAGCCAAACCTGTGGATATTCCAGCAGTCCTGCGACGACCTGATCGTCGAACAGGACCAGGTCAAAGGCGTGGTGACCCAGATGGGCCTGCGTTTCTTCGCCGAATCGGTGGTACTGACCACCGGTACCTTCCTCGGCGGCCTTATCCACATTGGTCTGCAGAACCATTCCGGTGGTCGCGCCGGTGATCCGCCTTCGATCGCCCTGGCCCACCGCATGCGTGAACTGCCGCTGCGCGTTGGTCGCCTGAAAACCGGTACTCCGCCACGCATCGACGGTCGTTCGGTGGACTTCTCGGTGATGACCGAGCAGCCAGGCGATACGCCAATCCCGGTGATGTCGTTCATGGGCAATGCCGAGATGCATCCGCGCCAGGTGAGCTGCTGGATTACCCATACCAATGCCCGCACCCACGAGATCATTGCCTCGAACCTCGACCGTTCGCCGATGTACTCGGGCGTGATCGAAGGGGTCGGCCCGCGCTATTGCCCGTCGATCGAAGACAAGATCCACCGCTTCGCCGACAAGGAAAGCCACCAGGTGTTCATCGAACCGGAAGGCCTGAACACCCACGAGCTGTACCCCAACGGAATTTCCACTTCGCTGCCGTTCGACGTGCAGCTGGAACTGGTACGTTCGATCCGCGGTATGGAAAACGCCCACATCGTGCGCCCGGGCTATGCCATCGAGTACGACTACTTCGACCCGCGCGACCTCAAGTACAGTCTTGAAACCAAAGTCATCGGCGGCCTGTTCTTCGCTGGCCAGATCAACGGCACCACCGGTTATGAAGAAGCCGGCGCCCAGGGCCTGCTGGCCGGTACCAACGCCGCCCTGCGGGCGCAGGGCCGTGAAAGCTGGTGCCCGCGTCGCGACGAGGCCTACATCGGTGTGCTGGTGGACGACCTGATCACCCTGGGTACCCAGGAGCCGTACCGCATGTTCACTTCACGGGCCGAGTACCGCCTGATCCTGCGTGAAGACAACGCTGATCTGCGTTTGACCGAAAAGGGTCGTGAACTTGGCCTGATCGACGACCAGCGCTGGGCCGCTTTCTGCGCCAAGCGCGATGGCATCGAGCGTGAGGAACAACGCCTGAAATCGACCTGGGTACGGCCGAATACCGCGCAAGGCCAGGCCATTGTGGATAAGTTCGGTACTCCGCTCAGCCACGAGTACAGCCTGCTCAACCTGCTGGCCCGCCCGGAAATCGACTACGCCGGGCTGATCGAGGCGACCGGCGGTGAAGCGATCGATCCACAGGTCGCCGAACAGGTCGAGATCCGTACCAAGTACGCCGGTTACATCGACCGGCAGCAGGATGAAATCGCTCGCCTGCGTGCCAGTGAAGACACCCGCCTACCTGTGGATATCGATTACTCGAGCATTTCCGGGCTGTCCAAGGAAATCCAGGGCAAGCTGGGCCAGACCCGTCCGGAAACCCTCGGCCAGGCTTCGCGCATTCCTGGCGTTACTCCGGCGGCGATTTCCCTGTTGCTGATTCACTTGAAGAAACGCGGCGCTGGCCGCGAATTGGAGCAAAGCGCTTGA
- the rsmG gene encoding 16S rRNA (guanine(527)-N(7))-methyltransferase RsmG, which yields MSSLVTPQHAEELSTGARQLGVELSAEQHEKLLGYLALLIKWNKAYNLTAVRDPDEMVSRHLLDSLSVMPFIHSERDNWLDVGSGGGMPGIPLAILHPHKRVTVLDANGKKTRFLTQVKMELKLDNLTVIHSRVEAFQPAQPFDGIISRAFSSMENFTNWTRHLGDIGTQWLAMKGLHPADELVALPADFTVESEQALTVPGCQGQRHLLILRRKA from the coding sequence TTGAGTTCCCTGGTCACCCCGCAACACGCTGAAGAGTTGTCCACAGGTGCGCGCCAACTCGGTGTCGAGCTGAGCGCCGAACAGCACGAAAAGCTGCTCGGTTACCTGGCCCTGTTGATCAAATGGAACAAAGCCTACAACCTGACTGCCGTGCGCGACCCCGACGAGATGGTGTCGCGTCATCTGCTGGACAGCCTCAGCGTCATGCCGTTTATCCACAGCGAACGTGACAACTGGCTGGATGTCGGCAGTGGCGGCGGCATGCCGGGCATCCCATTGGCTATCCTGCATCCGCACAAGCGGGTGACGGTGCTGGATGCCAACGGCAAGAAGACGCGCTTCCTGACCCAGGTGAAAATGGAACTCAAGCTGGACAACCTCACGGTTATCCACAGCCGGGTCGAGGCCTTTCAGCCGGCACAACCGTTCGATGGGATCATCTCTCGCGCTTTCAGCAGCATGGAGAACTTCACCAACTGGACCCGCCACCTGGGCGACATCGGGACGCAATGGCTTGCAATGAAGGGGCTGCATCCTGCCGATGAACTGGTAGCATTGCCCGCAGACTTCACAGTGGAAAGCGAGCAGGCCCTGACCGTTCCAGGTTGCCAGGGCCAGCGCCATCTGCTGATACTGCGCCGCAAGGCATGA
- the atpD gene encoding F0F1 ATP synthase subunit beta — MSSGRIVQIIGAVIDVEFPRDVVPSVYNALKVQGADTTLEVQQQLGDGVVRTIAMGSTEGLKRGLDVVDTGAAISVPVGKATLGRIMDVLGNPIDEAGPIGEEERRGIHQKAPSFADQAGGNDLLETGIKVIDLVCPFAKGGKVGLFGGAGVGKTVNMMELIRNIAIEHSGYSVFAGVGERTREGNDFYHEMKDSNVLDKVALVYGQMNEPPGNRLRVALTGLTMAEKFRDEGNDVLLFVDNIYRYTLAGTEVSALLGRMPSAVGYQPTLAEEMGVLQERITSTKEGSITSIQAVYVPADDLTDPSPATTFAHLDATVVLSRDIASLGIYPAVDPLDSTSRQLDPNVIGNEHYETARQVQYVLQRYKELKDIIAILGMDELSEADKQLVARARKIQRFLSQPFFVAEVFTGSPGKYVSLKDTIAGFSGILKGDYDHLPEQAFYMVGSIDEAIEKAKKL, encoded by the coding sequence ATGAGTAGCGGACGTATCGTTCAAATCATCGGCGCCGTCATCGACGTGGAATTCCCACGTGACGTCGTGCCGAGTGTTTACAACGCGCTGAAAGTACAAGGCGCGGACACCACCCTGGAAGTTCAGCAGCAGCTGGGCGACGGCGTGGTTCGTACCATTGCGATGGGCTCCACCGAAGGCCTGAAGCGCGGTCTGGATGTCGTCGACACCGGCGCTGCCATCTCCGTTCCTGTTGGTAAGGCCACTCTGGGCCGTATCATGGACGTTCTGGGCAACCCGATTGACGAAGCTGGCCCGATCGGCGAAGAAGAGCGTCGTGGTATCCACCAGAAGGCACCTTCCTTCGCTGACCAGGCAGGCGGCAACGACCTGCTGGAAACCGGCATCAAGGTTATCGACCTGGTTTGCCCGTTCGCCAAGGGTGGTAAGGTTGGTCTGTTCGGTGGTGCCGGCGTCGGCAAGACCGTTAACATGATGGAACTGATCCGCAACATCGCCATCGAGCACAGCGGTTATTCCGTGTTCGCTGGTGTGGGTGAGCGTACTCGTGAGGGTAACGACTTCTACCACGAGATGAAGGACTCCAACGTTCTCGACAAGGTAGCGCTGGTCTACGGTCAGATGAACGAGCCACCAGGAAACCGTCTGCGCGTAGCGCTGACCGGCCTGACCATGGCTGAGAAGTTCCGTGACGAAGGTAACGACGTTCTGCTGTTCGTCGACAACATCTATCGTTACACCTTGGCCGGTACCGAAGTATCCGCACTGCTGGGCCGTATGCCTTCCGCAGTAGGTTACCAGCCGACCCTGGCCGAAGAGATGGGCGTTCTGCAAGAGCGTATCACTTCGACCAAAGAAGGTTCGATCACCTCGATCCAGGCCGTATACGTACCTGCGGACGACCTGACCGACCCGTCGCCAGCTACCACCTTCGCCCACCTGGACGCCACCGTCGTTCTGTCCCGTGACATCGCTTCCCTGGGTATCTACCCAGCGGTTGACCCACTGGACTCGACTTCGCGCCAGCTGGACCCGAACGTGATCGGCAACGAGCACTACGAAACTGCCCGCCAGGTTCAGTATGTTCTGCAGCGCTACAAAGAGCTGAAGGACATCATCGCGATCCTGGGTATGGACGAACTGTCCGAAGCCGACAAGCAACTGGTAGCCCGCGCTCGTAAGATCCAGCGCTTCCTGTCGCAGCCGTTCTTCGTGGCCGAAGTCTTCACCGGTTCGCCAGGCAAGTACGTTTCCCTGAAAGACACCATCGCTGGCTTCAGCGGCATCCTCAAAGGTGACTACGACCACCTGCCAGAACAAGCGTTCTACATGGTCGGCAGCATCGACGAAGCGATCGAGAAAGCCAAGAAACTGTAA
- a CDS encoding ParB/RepB/Spo0J family partition protein, with protein sequence MAVKKRGLGRGLDALLSGPSVSALEEQAVKIDQKELQHLPVELIQRGKYQPRRDMDPEALEELAHSIRNHGVMQPIVVRPIGDNRYEIIAGERRWRATQQAGLDKIPAMVREVPDEAAIAMALIENIQREDLNPLEEALALQRLQQEFELTQQQVADAVGKSRVTVANLLRLITLPEAIKTMLAHGDLEMGHARALLGLEENRQEEGARHVVARGLTVRQTEALVRQWLSDKPDPVEPSKPDPDIARLEQRLAERLGSAVQIRHGNKGKGQLVIRYNSLDELQGVLAHIR encoded by the coding sequence ATGGCCGTCAAGAAACGGGGTCTCGGACGTGGGTTGGATGCACTGCTCAGTGGTCCTTCCGTCAGCGCGCTCGAAGAGCAGGCTGTGAAGATCGACCAGAAAGAACTGCAACACCTGCCGGTCGAGCTGATCCAGCGTGGCAAGTACCAGCCGCGCCGGGACATGGACCCGGAGGCGCTGGAAGAGCTTGCGCACTCGATTCGCAACCATGGTGTGATGCAACCGATCGTGGTGCGCCCGATCGGCGACAACCGCTACGAGATCATCGCCGGTGAGCGCCGCTGGCGCGCCACCCAGCAGGCTGGCCTGGACAAGATCCCGGCAATGGTCCGCGAAGTGCCCGACGAAGCTGCCATCGCCATGGCGCTGATCGAGAACATCCAGCGCGAGGACCTCAACCCACTGGAAGAGGCCCTGGCACTGCAGCGCCTGCAGCAGGAATTCGAACTCACACAGCAACAGGTGGCCGACGCCGTGGGCAAGTCGCGGGTAACCGTGGCCAACCTGCTGCGCCTGATCACCTTGCCTGAGGCGATCAAGACCATGCTCGCCCATGGCGACCTGGAGATGGGCCACGCACGTGCATTGCTCGGGCTGGAAGAAAACCGTCAGGAAGAGGGGGCGCGTCATGTTGTCGCACGCGGCCTCACCGTGCGCCAAACCGAGGCACTGGTCCGTCAGTGGCTCAGCGACAAACCTGATCCGGTCGAGCCGAGCAAACCTGATCCGGATATCGCACGGCTTGAACAGCGTCTCGCAGAGCGCCTGGGCTCGGCCGTGCAGATTCGTCATGGCAACAAGGGCAAAGGCCAGTTGGTTATTCGCTACAACTCGCTTGATGAGTTGCAAGGCGTGCTTGCTCACATCCGCTGA